CGACCTGCACGCGTTCGTCACGGAAAGAAGCCGAGCGATGAAGCTGGGCATTGAGCTTGACCCATTGCGCTGGCGGAGTCTGTTCGGATTCAGCCCGGTACAGATTGTAACCGGCGACATCCGTTTCCTGATTGAGCGGCCAAAACAAACTGACGATGCCACCGATGGAAGCAATCGTCACGGGGCCGGGAACAGCGGGCGGGAACGTGTCTTTGGGCGTGTGAACGAGCGGCGCGCTTTCATTGCTTTCAATTGCCGTGGTCAACGCTGCGCTGCCTGGCAACAACGACAGGGCGCGAACCGTGTACTGATACTCGGTTCTGAAGGCAAAGCTTCGATCAGTGAAATGCGGTTCGGCCAAAGGTTGGTCATTGAGTTTGACGACGGAATTGCCTGTGCGGCGATACAGATTGTACCCGGCCACGTTCGCCGGCACGGTTCCGCTTTCATTTGCCGCGGGCGGCGACCAGCTCAAATCAATTTGTTTTTCCTGCTGTTTTGCCGCCAAGTTCGTCGGCGGCAACGCCAGATCAAACAACGGCACAATCACCGCGTAGTTGGAAAAATCCGCCGCTTGTCCGGCCTGATTGACCAAACGCACAGCGTACCGATAGCGCAGGTTCCGCACATTGCTTTTCAAATCCAACGCGTCCCGAAAGGTAATGGTCGAGTTTTTCTCCGGAATTTGATCTGTCGAGGTAAGCAATGAAGCGCGCGCAGAGAAACTTTCCACCGTCACGCCTTCGGGATTGCTGGCCGATTCCACCAGCCGGTATACGTCAACCCGTTGCGGTTTGCTGGTGCGGGTAACTTTCAGCGGAAAGTTCAAAATCAGTTCCGTGCCCTGCTGCGCCACCTGCAAATCTTCGACAATCAGCGGTGCGCGCGGAATGGGCGGCAATGGCTCTCCAATTTTGCCGCACGCGGCAAAATTGAAAATCAAAAGGCAAAAGGCAAAAGGCAAGAGGCAAAAATTCAGCAAGATTCTTTTGATCGAAAGAAGGTTCCGCATCTCTGCCTTTTGATATTTGGCTTTTGCCTTTTAATTTCCGTTACAGAATGTAGCGACTGAGGTCTTCATTCTTGACGATGTCTATCAGCATCTTTTGGACGTAGGCGGCGTCAACCACCTGCTGCTTTTCCGCCAAATCCGGCCCTTCAAAGGAAATTTCGTCCAGCACTTTTTCCAGAATCGTGTGCAGGCGCCGCGCGCCGATGTCTTCGGTGGTTTCATTGACCTTGAAGGCGAAATTCGCCAATTCGTCAACCGCGTCTTCGGTGATGTCCAGTTGAATGCCTTCGGTTTCCATCAAGGCTTTGTATTGTTTGATCAACGCGTTTTTGGGTTCGGTCAGGATGCGTTTGAAATCGTCTATGGTCAGCGGCTGCAATTCGACGCGAATCGGGAAACGGCCTTGCAGTTCCGGAATCAAATCCGATGGTTTGGAAACGTGAAAGGCTCCGGCGGCGATGAACAGAATATGATCGGTGCGCACCATACCGTATTTGGTGTTGACCGTTGTGCCCTCGACTATCGGCAAAATGTCGCGCTGGACGCCTTCGCGCGAAACGTCCGGGCCGTGGCCGCCTTCGCGCCCGGCGATCTTGTCAATTTCATCCAGGAAGATGATGCCGGAAGATTCGACGCGCTCCAGCGCCATACGCGCCACGGTGTCCATGTCAATCAGCTTCTGCTCTTCTTCCGACATCAGATATTCGGTGGCTTCGCCGACCGTCATTTTGCGCGACTTGGTTTTGCCGCCGAACAATCCGGGCATCATGTCTTTCAGGTTGACATCCATTTCTTCGACGCCCTGGTTGGTGATGATTTCAAAGGAAGGAAAGTTTCGTTCGCGGACTTCCAGTTCAACAATGCGGCTGTCCAGACGGCCTTCACGCAGTTGCTGGCGGAGCTTTTCGCGCGTGCGGTTGTAGGTTTCCTGCGCGGCGGTCGGCGTGTCTTCGATCTGGTCAATTGCCGAATCAAAAGAACCGCTGGCAGCGGATTTGCTCGGCGGTAACAGCAAATCCAGCAATCGCTCTTCAACGTTCTGCGCGGCTTTGTCTTCGATTTCGGTGATTTTTTCTTCGCGAACCAAATCCACGGCGATTTCCGCCAGGTCGCGAATCATGGATTCCACGTCGCGCCCGACGTACCCGACTTCGGTGAATTTTGACGCTTCGACTTTCAAAAACGGCGACGAAGACAACCGCGCCAATCGCCGCGCGATTTCCGTTTTTCCGACGCCGGTCGAACCGATCATGATGATGTTTTTCGGCATCACGTCCTGCGCCATTTCCGGCGGCAATTTCTGGCGGCGGACGCGATTGCGCAGTGCCACGGCGACGGCGCGTTTGGCGGCGTTCTGCCCCACGACGTGTTTGTCGAGTTCGGACACGATTTGACGCGGCGTCAATGTGTCCAACCCGCTCGGTTCTTCCAAATCACCTTTGAGATAAACAACCATATCAATTGATAGTTGATAATTGACAATTGTAGTTGATGACGTTGATCGGTCGAAAACTCCTGACAGAATAGCTGACCTAATCAATTATCAATTGTGAATTATCAATTACTAGAGTTCCTCAATCACTAAATTTGAATTGCTGTAAATGCAGATTTCGCCCGCAATTTTCATCGCTTCTTCGGCGATCTGCCGTGCGTTGAGCTCCGTGTTGCGCGCCAACGCGCGCGCAGCCGCCAGCGCATACGGCCCGCCGGAACCAATCGAAACAATGCCATCATCCGGTTCAATCACATCGCCGTTGCCGCCGATGACCAGCGTGCTGGTCGGATCGGCAACCACCAGCAAAGCTTCCAGGTTGCGCATCATCTTGTCCGTGCGCCAGTCTTTGGCCAGTTCGACGGCGGCGCGATTTAATTGTCCATGAAACTGTTCCAGCTTGGTTTCAAAGCGTTGAAACAGCGCAAAGGCATCGGCACTGGCGCCGGCGAATCCGGCCAGCACTTTGTCGCCGTACAGGCGACGAACTTTGCGCGCGCCGGATTTCATAATCGTATCGCCCATCGTCACTTGTCCGTCTCCGGCGATGACGACTTTGCCGTCGCGACGTACTGCCAGAATCGTCGTGCTGCGAATCTGCGCCCGGTTGCCGCGTGAATTGCTCGTTGATTGCAATGGATAAGGCATGGTTTGGACTATAGCGACCGCCAACAAGCTGTGTCAACTATGGCTTCGGCAGTGGATTTTGTGTCTTTTGTGGTGCCTGCCCGTGAGTCTTGTTATGAAGTCGCGGACGATGAAATCAGTTCCTTACGCGGTTTGATCAGCAAGACAATGAACACCGACAGCAGCGCGACAGCAGCAAAGACTCCAAAAATCGCATTCAGCGGAACGTGGTGATCGCGCAAAGCGCCAAAGCCCCAATCGGCAAATCCGCCGCAACTGATGCTGACCAGATTCATAAACCCATAACCCGTCGCGCGCAGTTCCGGCCTGACGATCTGGCACAGAATGGGCATGTTGTTGCAATCGAAAAATCCCCATCCCAGCCCAAACAACATCAAAAACGTCACGGCCACGGTCAGCGTTCCGGCGTTGCCGACGCCAAACAGCGCAGGCAGGAAAAACGACATGCCCAGCGCGCTGGTGAAAATGCGTCCGCGCATATTGCGTTTCATCCAGCGATCCGCCAGCCATCCGCCCACGCCTGCGCCGATCAGCGAAGCGATTTGTACAAACAGCACGGCGGAAACACCGGCTTTGCCCTGCCCCAACCCGAATTGTTCTTTCAAAATGTCCGGCATCCAATCCCGGACCACCCATCCGGCCAACGCGGGCAGCGTGAAATACAAAATCAGCAAAATGAATCCGGCGTTGGAAAACAATTCGCCCACCGCCGTTGCCGGAGAAGGTTGCGGTTTGGCATCCGCCGGACGCTCCGGATTGCGCAGCAAGGCAAACAATGGCAGCGCATACGCCACGCCAACGATACCGCACAAACTGAACGCCCAGCGCCAACCGAAACTTGGACTGTCGGCAACGTAGCCGGAAAAGCCGCCCAAAATCACGCCCGCATAAATTCCCATCTGGTGTAATCCTACCGCGCGCGACCGCGTCGTTCCCAGATGGTATTCCGTAATCAGCGCCAACGCCGCCGGGATATAAAACGCTTCGCTGATGCCCATCACCGCGCGCGCTGCAATCAATTCGTTCAAGTTGGTGACGTGCCCGGTCGCCCACGTTACCGCAGACCAGATAAACAAGCTCAGGCAAATGACGTGGCGGCGACTCAACCGGTCGGACAGATACCCGCCCACAGGGCTGCAAATGGCGTACACCCATTTGAATGAACCCAACACCAACCCCCAATTTGCTTTGGTGGAAATATCCGGGATGTCGCCCATCATCGAAGATTTCATGGTCGCCAACATCTGCCTGTCCAGGTAATTCAACAACGCCACCGGCACCAGCAGAATCACCACCAGCCACGCCGTGCGGCCATAGGAATTGGTTTTGGAATCAGTCATTGTCCCTTATCCATTTGCCATGCTCACAACCGTACGAAAGCAGATGAACCAAAACCTTGAGACAGGATTTACAAGATTCAACAGGATGAAACAAAACTTGAACCGA
This region of Acidobacteriota bacterium genomic DNA includes:
- the hslU gene encoding ATP-dependent protease ATPase subunit HslU, encoding MVVYLKGDLEEPSGLDTLTPRQIVSELDKHVVGQNAAKRAVAVALRNRVRRQKLPPEMAQDVMPKNIIMIGSTGVGKTEIARRLARLSSSPFLKVEASKFTEVGYVGRDVESMIRDLAEIAVDLVREEKITEIEDKAAQNVEERLLDLLLPPSKSAASGSFDSAIDQIEDTPTAAQETYNRTREKLRQQLREGRLDSRIVELEVRERNFPSFEIITNQGVEEMDVNLKDMMPGLFGGKTKSRKMTVGEATEYLMSEEEQKLIDMDTVARMALERVESSGIIFLDEIDKIAGREGGHGPDVSREGVQRDILPIVEGTTVNTKYGMVRTDHILFIAAGAFHVSKPSDLIPELQGRFPIRVELQPLTIDDFKRILTEPKNALIKQYKALMETEGIQLDITEDAVDELANFAFKVNETTEDIGARRLHTILEKVLDEISFEGPDLAEKQQVVDAAYVQKMLIDIVKNEDLSRYIL
- the hslV gene encoding ATP-dependent protease subunit HslV; protein product: MPYPLQSTSNSRGNRAQIRSTTILAVRRDGKVVIAGDGQVTMGDTIMKSGARKVRRLYGDKVLAGFAGASADAFALFQRFETKLEQFHGQLNRAAVELAKDWRTDKMMRNLEALLVVADPTSTLVIGGNGDVIEPDDGIVSIGSGGPYALAAARALARNTELNARQIAEEAMKIAGEICIYSNSNLVIEEL
- a CDS encoding MFS transporter, which encodes MTDSKTNSYGRTAWLVVILLVPVALLNYLDRQMLATMKSSMMGDIPDISTKANWGLVLGSFKWVYAICSPVGGYLSDRLSRRHVICLSLFIWSAVTWATGHVTNLNELIAARAVMGISEAFYIPAALALITEYHLGTTRSRAVGLHQMGIYAGVILGGFSGYVADSPSFGWRWAFSLCGIVGVAYALPLFALLRNPERPADAKPQPSPATAVGELFSNAGFILLILYFTLPALAGWVVRDWMPDILKEQFGLGQGKAGVSAVLFVQIASLIGAGVGGWLADRWMKRNMRGRIFTSALGMSFFLPALFGVGNAGTLTVAVTFLMLFGLGWGFFDCNNMPILCQIVRPELRATGYGFMNLVSISCGGFADWGFGALRDHHVPLNAIFGVFAAVALLSVFIVLLIKPRKELISSSATS